One genomic region from Burkholderia latens encodes:
- a CDS encoding single-stranded DNA-binding protein, whose amino-acid sequence MASVNKVILVGNLGADPEVRYLPSGDAVANIRLATTDRYKDKASGDFKEMTEWHRVAFFGRLAEIVSEYLKKGSSVYIEGRIRTRKWQGQDGQDRYSTEIVADQMQMLGGRGGSGGGGGGGDEGGYGGGYGGGGGGGRGGEQMERGGGGGRAGGAARGGAGGGQSRPSAPAGGGFDEMDDDIPF is encoded by the coding sequence ATGGCATCCGTCAACAAGGTCATCCTCGTCGGCAATCTCGGCGCCGATCCTGAAGTCCGTTACCTGCCGAGCGGCGACGCGGTTGCGAACATCCGTCTCGCGACCACCGACCGCTACAAGGACAAGGCGAGCGGCGATTTCAAGGAAATGACCGAGTGGCACCGCGTCGCGTTTTTCGGCCGTCTGGCCGAGATCGTCAGCGAATACCTGAAGAAGGGTTCGTCGGTCTATATCGAAGGCCGCATCCGCACGCGCAAGTGGCAGGGCCAGGACGGCCAGGATCGCTATTCGACCGAGATCGTCGCCGACCAGATGCAGATGCTGGGCGGCCGCGGCGGTTCGGGCGGCGGCGGTGGCGGTGGTGACGAGGGCGGTTACGGCGGCGGCTATGGCGGTGGCGGCGGCGGCGGCCGCGGCGGCGAGCAGATGGAACGCGGCGGTGGCGGCGGGCGTGCCGGCGGCGCCGCACGGGGCGGTGCAGGCGGCGGCCAGAGCCGTCCGAGCGCGCCGGCAGGCGGCGGCTTCGACGAGATGGACGACGATATTCCGTTCTAA
- a CDS encoding MFS transporter, producing the protein MSNPSATSSRMSAPELRATTSLAAIFALRMLGLFMIMPVFSVYAKTIPGGDNVLLVGIALGAYGVTQSLLYIFYGWASDKFGRKPVIATGLLIFALGSFVAAFAHDITWIIVGRVIQGMGAVSSAVLAFIADLTSEQNRTKAMAMVGGSIGVSFAVAIVGAPIVFHWVGMSGLFAIVGVLSILAIGVVVWIVPDAAKPVHVPAPFAEVLHNGELLRLNFGVLVLHATQTALFLVVPRLLVDGGLPVAAHWKVYLPVMGLAFVMMVPAIIVAEKRGKMKPVLLGGILAILIGQLLLGSAPHTILIVAAILFVYFLGFNILEASQPSLVSKLAPGSRKGAATGVYNTTQSVGLALGGIVGGWLLKHGGANTVFYACSGLVAAWLIIAASMKAPPRKA; encoded by the coding sequence ATGTCCAATCCGTCCGCCACGTCTTCCCGCATGAGCGCGCCCGAACTGCGCGCGACCACGTCGCTCGCGGCGATCTTCGCGCTGCGCATGCTCGGCCTTTTCATGATCATGCCGGTGTTCTCGGTCTACGCGAAAACCATTCCGGGCGGCGACAACGTGCTGCTCGTCGGGATCGCCCTCGGGGCCTACGGCGTCACGCAATCGCTGCTGTACATCTTCTACGGGTGGGCGTCGGACAAGTTCGGCCGCAAGCCCGTGATCGCGACGGGGCTGCTGATCTTCGCGCTCGGCAGCTTCGTCGCCGCGTTCGCGCACGACATCACGTGGATCATCGTCGGCCGCGTGATCCAGGGGATGGGCGCCGTATCGTCCGCGGTGCTCGCGTTCATCGCGGACCTGACCTCCGAGCAGAACCGCACGAAGGCGATGGCGATGGTCGGCGGATCGATCGGCGTATCGTTCGCGGTCGCGATCGTCGGCGCGCCGATCGTGTTCCACTGGGTCGGGATGAGCGGGCTGTTCGCGATTGTCGGCGTGCTGTCGATCCTCGCGATCGGCGTCGTGGTGTGGATCGTGCCCGACGCGGCGAAGCCCGTGCATGTGCCGGCGCCGTTTGCCGAAGTGCTGCACAACGGCGAGTTGCTGCGCCTGAACTTCGGCGTGCTCGTACTGCACGCGACGCAGACCGCGCTGTTCCTCGTCGTGCCGCGCCTGCTGGTCGACGGCGGGCTGCCGGTCGCCGCGCACTGGAAGGTGTACCTGCCGGTAATGGGGCTCGCGTTCGTGATGATGGTTCCGGCGATCATCGTCGCGGAGAAACGGGGCAAGATGAAGCCGGTGCTGCTCGGCGGCATTCTGGCTATCCTGATCGGCCAATTGTTGCTCGGCAGCGCACCGCATACCATCCTGATTGTGGCTGCGATCCTGTTCGTGTACTTCCTCGGCTTCAACATCCTGGAAGCGTCGCAGCCGTCGCTCGTGTCGAAGCTCGCGCCAGGTTCGCGCAAGGGTGCGGCCACGGGCGTTTACAACACCACGCAATCGGTCGGGCTCGCGCTCGGCGGCATCGTGGGCGGCTGGCTGTTGAAGCACGGCGGCGCGAACACCGTCTTCTATGCATGCTCGGGGCTCGTCGCGGCGTGGCTTATAATCGCGGCCAGCATGAAAGCGCCGCCGCGCAAGGCCTGA
- a CDS encoding phospholipase D family protein produces MLTSLIRRAPAALSWRAVCRPARALIACALLPLVACATHPPATSLDRPVSHALSADSATPLRDALAAPAAAHPGQSGFRLLADGATALQMRIALARAATKTLDMQYYIATEDTTGKLLLAAALYAADRGVRVRMLVDDLNFHDIDRVMASLNTHPNIEIRVFNPFGASQRGMVERTANFLTRIDSFTRRMHNKAMIADNQLAIVGGRNLGDEYFSASPTLQFRDLDVLSAGPVTHDISKSFDDYWASASSYPLRVLNHQKFDPKDLDATRDELREHWRKNADPYNAKPLNATPLAQQIAREQLELVWAPAEFKVDAPDKIARPTGTYVSPPMQRLAELARGARKEFLAFSPYFVPHDAGVKILGDTAARGVRIAIVTNSLAATDAIAVQAGYAPYRVPLLQRGVELYEFKSQPDQAPPRLFGSRSRASLHAKAYVIDRQILVIGSLNLDPRSAHLNTELALVIHSPVLAEQAAAIFARVTQPDESYRVTLAKQADGSPPALEWTGTDDGRTTTYHVDPHAGLLRNVMTGIFTLLPVDDQL; encoded by the coding sequence GTGCTCACGTCTTTGATCCGGCGCGCACCGGCCGCGCTGTCGTGGCGCGCCGTGTGCCGCCCGGCCCGCGCACTGATCGCGTGCGCGCTGCTGCCGCTCGTCGCCTGCGCGACGCACCCGCCCGCCACGTCGCTCGATCGTCCGGTGTCCCACGCGCTGTCGGCCGACAGCGCGACGCCGCTGCGCGACGCGCTGGCGGCGCCGGCGGCCGCGCATCCGGGGCAGTCCGGTTTCCGGCTGCTCGCCGACGGCGCGACCGCGTTGCAGATGCGTATCGCGCTCGCGCGTGCGGCGACGAAGACGCTCGACATGCAGTACTACATCGCGACCGAGGACACGACCGGCAAGCTGTTGCTCGCCGCGGCGCTGTACGCGGCCGATCGGGGCGTGCGCGTGCGGATGCTGGTCGACGACCTGAACTTCCACGACATCGACCGCGTGATGGCCTCGCTGAATACGCACCCGAACATCGAGATCCGCGTATTCAATCCGTTCGGCGCGTCGCAGCGCGGAATGGTCGAGCGCACGGCCAACTTCCTCACGCGCATCGACAGTTTCACGCGCCGCATGCACAACAAGGCGATGATCGCGGACAACCAGCTCGCGATCGTCGGCGGCCGCAACCTCGGCGACGAATACTTCAGTGCGAGCCCGACCCTGCAGTTCCGCGATCTCGACGTGCTGTCGGCCGGGCCGGTGACGCACGACATCTCGAAGAGCTTCGACGACTATTGGGCAAGCGCGAGCAGTTATCCGCTGCGCGTGCTGAATCATCAGAAGTTCGATCCGAAGGATCTCGACGCGACGCGCGACGAGTTGCGCGAGCACTGGCGCAAGAACGCGGATCCGTACAACGCGAAGCCCCTGAACGCGACGCCGCTCGCGCAGCAGATCGCACGCGAGCAGCTCGAGCTCGTGTGGGCGCCGGCCGAATTCAAGGTCGATGCGCCGGACAAGATCGCGCGACCGACCGGCACCTACGTGAGTCCGCCGATGCAGCGCCTGGCCGAACTCGCGCGCGGCGCACGCAAGGAGTTCCTCGCGTTTTCGCCGTATTTCGTGCCGCACGACGCCGGCGTGAAGATCCTCGGCGACACGGCCGCGCGCGGCGTGCGTATCGCGATCGTCACGAATTCGCTGGCCGCGACCGACGCGATCGCGGTGCAGGCCGGCTATGCGCCGTATCGCGTACCGTTGCTGCAGCGCGGCGTCGAGCTATACGAATTCAAGTCGCAGCCGGACCAGGCGCCGCCACGGCTGTTCGGCTCTCGCTCGCGTGCGAGCCTGCATGCGAAAGCATATGTGATCGACCGGCAAATCCTCGTGATCGGTTCGCTGAACCTCGACCCGCGCTCCGCGCACCTGAACACCGAGCTGGCGCTGGTGATCCACAGCCCGGTGCTCGCGGAGCAGGCCGCGGCGATCTTCGCGCGCGTCACGCAGCCCGACGAAAGCTACCGCGTGACGCTCGCGAAGCAGGCGGACGGCAGCCCGCCCGCGCTTGAATGGACGGGTACCGACGACGGCCGCACCACGACCTATCACGTCGACCCGCATGCGGGGCTGCTGCGCAACGTGATGACGGGCATCTTCACGCTGCTGCCCGTCGACGACCAGCTGTAA
- the phaP gene encoding TIGR01841 family phasin (Members of this family are phasins (small proteins associated with inclusions such as PHA granules). Note that several different families of phasins have been named PhaP despite very little sequence similarity to each other.), translating into MSVFAPEKFAADYQSGIAAWFAIARPAINGFEAVVELNLQAAKTALEEYEDKLKNAFNANNPVASFAQQVAAPQEAAGKAVAYGRHLFDIAVSTQAEWAKVAQAQYEQTDKRVKDVVGELTKHAPAGSGAVVAALNSALTAATAAADSMRAATGQAIEAAQSGFDAVTETTARSARQTAAAARKEAASRDTAA; encoded by the coding sequence ATGTCCGTATTTGCCCCCGAAAAATTCGCCGCCGATTACCAGTCCGGCATTGCCGCGTGGTTCGCGATCGCCCGTCCGGCAATCAATGGCTTCGAAGCCGTGGTTGAACTCAACCTGCAAGCGGCCAAGACGGCGCTCGAGGAATACGAGGACAAGCTGAAGAACGCGTTCAATGCGAACAACCCGGTCGCGAGTTTCGCGCAGCAGGTTGCCGCGCCGCAGGAAGCTGCCGGCAAGGCCGTCGCTTACGGCCGCCATTTGTTCGACATCGCGGTGTCCACGCAGGCCGAATGGGCGAAGGTCGCGCAGGCTCAGTACGAGCAGACGGACAAGCGCGTGAAGGACGTGGTCGGTGAGCTGACGAAGCATGCGCCCGCCGGTTCGGGCGCCGTGGTCGCCGCGCTCAACTCGGCGCTGACCGCGGCGACTGCCGCGGCCGATTCAATGCGCGCCGCGACCGGGCAGGCGATCGAGGCCGCGCAAAGCGGTTTCGACGCGGTCACCGAAACGACGGCGCGCAGCGCCAGGCAGACGGCCGCCGCCGCGCGCAAGGAAGCGGCTTCGCGCGACACGGCGGCCTGA
- the phbB gene encoding acetoacetyl-CoA reductase, translating to MTKRIAVVTGGMGGLGEAISIRLSDAGHRVVVTYSPNNTGADRWLTEMHAAGREFRAYPVDVADYDSCQQCIEKIVRDVGPIDILVNNAGITRDMTLRKLDKVNWDAVIRTNLDSVFNMTKQVCDGMVERGWGRIVNIASVNGSKGSVGQTNYAAAKAGMHGFTKSLALEIARKGVTVNTVSPGYLATKMVTAIPQDILDTKILPQIPAGRLGRPEEVAALIAFLCSEDAGFVTGSNIAINGGQHMC from the coding sequence ATGACTAAGCGAATTGCAGTTGTGACGGGCGGGATGGGCGGTCTGGGCGAAGCGATCAGCATCCGGTTGAGCGATGCTGGCCACCGGGTCGTCGTCACGTATTCGCCGAACAATACCGGCGCCGATCGCTGGCTGACCGAGATGCATGCGGCCGGCCGCGAATTCCGCGCATATCCGGTGGACGTGGCCGATTACGATTCCTGCCAGCAATGCATCGAGAAGATCGTCCGGGACGTCGGCCCGATCGATATCCTCGTGAACAACGCGGGCATCACGCGCGACATGACGTTGCGCAAGCTCGACAAGGTCAACTGGGATGCGGTGATCCGCACCAATCTCGATTCCGTGTTCAACATGACGAAGCAGGTGTGCGACGGCATGGTCGAGCGCGGCTGGGGACGCATCGTCAACATCGCGTCGGTCAACGGCTCGAAGGGCTCGGTCGGCCAGACCAACTACGCGGCCGCGAAAGCCGGCATGCACGGTTTCACGAAATCGCTCGCGCTCGAAATTGCGCGCAAGGGCGTGACGGTGAACACCGTGTCGCCTGGCTACCTCGCGACGAAGATGGTGACTGCGATTCCGCAGGACATCCTCGACACGAAGATCCTGCCGCAGATTCCGGCGGGCCGGCTCGGTCGACCGGAGGAAGTCGCCGCGCTGATCGCGTTTCTGTGCTCGGAGGATGCCGGCTTCGTGACGGGCTCCAACATCGCGATCAACGGCGGCCAGCACATGTGCTGA
- a CDS encoding M48 family metalloprotease gives MHIKKAAAACGMAFLLSACGGVQNLDANSLTSAGTNLFKAATLSDSDIAALSNDSCKASDAESKIAAPNSAYAKRLTKVMKGFGDMTLNGQKINYKVYLTKDVNAWAMGNGCVRVYSGLMDMMNDDELRGVIGHEMGHVALGHSKKAMQTAYAVSAARTAAGAASPGVAALTSSQLGDITEKFINAQFSQTQESAADDYSFDLMKQKNMNQKGLVTAFQKLAQLDGGKSSMMSSHPSSTSRAQHIQDRIAKGS, from the coding sequence ATGCATATCAAGAAAGCGGCGGCAGCGTGTGGCATGGCGTTCCTGTTGAGCGCATGCGGCGGCGTGCAGAATCTCGACGCGAACAGCCTCACGTCGGCGGGGACCAACCTGTTCAAGGCAGCGACGCTGTCGGACAGCGACATCGCGGCACTGTCGAACGACTCGTGCAAGGCGAGCGATGCGGAATCGAAGATCGCGGCGCCGAACAGCGCGTATGCGAAGCGCCTGACGAAGGTGATGAAGGGCTTCGGCGACATGACGCTGAACGGCCAGAAGATCAACTACAAGGTCTATCTGACCAAGGACGTGAACGCGTGGGCGATGGGCAACGGCTGCGTGCGCGTGTACAGCGGCCTGATGGACATGATGAACGACGACGAACTGCGTGGCGTGATCGGTCATGAAATGGGCCACGTCGCACTGGGTCATTCGAAGAAGGCGATGCAGACGGCGTACGCGGTGAGCGCGGCGCGCACCGCGGCCGGCGCGGCTTCGCCGGGCGTTGCGGCGCTGACGAGCTCGCAGCTCGGCGACATCACCGAGAAGTTCATCAACGCGCAGTTCTCGCAGACGCAGGAAAGCGCGGCCGACGACTACTCGTTCGACCTGATGAAGCAGAAGAACATGAACCAGAAGGGCCTCGTCACCGCGTTCCAGAAGCTCGCGCAGCTCGATGGCGGCAAGAGCTCGATGATGAGCTCGCACCCGTCGTCGACGAGCCGTGCGCAGCATATCCAGGATCGCATCGCGAAGGGCAGCTGA
- a CDS encoding class II aldolase/adducin family protein codes for MQRVPNQPFTRPARFSEAEWQARVQLAAAYRIFDHLGWTELIYNHISLRVPGEDGHFLINPFGLHYREVCASNLVKIDIDGNVIGHSDWPINPAGFTFHSAIHAALPDAHCVMHVHTTPTMAVCCSRDGLSFSNFYSAQLYGKIAYHDFEGITVHLDEGRRIVASAGGRPVLLLRNHGPVTIGATLAQTFSLMWLLNRACEVQVATRAIGDALPIEPSVLEGCVRDSLNFDPKHGAGQDAFDALQRIVDRIDPGYRA; via the coding sequence ATGCAACGTGTACCGAACCAGCCGTTCACGCGTCCCGCCCGTTTCTCCGAAGCCGAATGGCAGGCGCGCGTGCAGCTCGCGGCCGCCTACCGGATCTTCGACCATCTCGGCTGGACCGAGCTGATCTACAACCATATCTCGCTGCGCGTGCCCGGCGAAGACGGCCATTTCCTGATCAATCCGTTCGGGCTCCATTACCGCGAGGTTTGCGCGTCGAATCTCGTGAAAATCGACATCGACGGCAACGTGATCGGGCATTCCGACTGGCCGATCAACCCGGCGGGCTTCACGTTCCACAGCGCGATCCACGCGGCGCTCCCGGATGCGCATTGCGTGATGCACGTGCACACGACGCCGACGATGGCCGTGTGCTGCTCGCGCGACGGGCTATCGTTCTCGAACTTCTACTCCGCGCAGCTGTACGGAAAGATCGCCTATCACGACTTCGAGGGCATCACCGTGCATCTCGACGAAGGCCGGCGCATCGTCGCCAGCGCCGGCGGGCGACCTGTGCTGCTGTTGCGCAACCACGGGCCGGTGACGATCGGCGCGACGCTCGCGCAGACCTTCTCGCTGATGTGGCTGCTCAATCGCGCGTGTGAGGTGCAGGTCGCAACGCGCGCTATCGGCGACGCATTGCCGATCGAGCCATCGGTACTCGAGGGCTGCGTGCGCGATTCGCTGAATTTCGATCCGAAGCACGGTGCGGGGCAGGACGCATTCGACGCGCTGCAGCGCATCGTCGATCGCATCGATCCGGGCTATCGCGCGTGA
- a CDS encoding ParA family protein codes for MRRVVFNQKGGVGKSTIVCNLAAISAHEGLRTLVIDLDAQANSTRYLLGDRATDAQPGVADFFETALTFNFRPVDVASFIHPTPFDGLDVMPAHPDLDTLHGKLESRYKIYKLRDALNELDAYDAVYIDTPPALNFYTRSALIAVERCLIPFDCDDFSRRALYTLLENVKEIQQDHNAALEVEGIVINQFQPRASLPQRPVDELVDEGLRVLESRLSASVKIRESHQQSKPVIHLEPAHKLAQEFLALHRELAAG; via the coding sequence ATGCGGCGGGTCGTATTCAACCAGAAGGGCGGCGTGGGCAAGTCGACCATCGTCTGCAACCTGGCGGCGATCAGCGCGCACGAAGGGCTGCGCACGCTCGTGATCGATCTCGACGCGCAAGCGAACTCCACGCGCTACTTGCTCGGCGACCGGGCGACCGACGCGCAGCCGGGCGTGGCCGACTTTTTCGAGACGGCGCTGACGTTCAACTTCCGGCCGGTCGACGTCGCATCGTTCATCCATCCGACGCCATTCGACGGCCTCGACGTGATGCCCGCGCATCCGGACCTCGACACGCTGCACGGCAAGCTCGAGTCGCGCTACAAGATCTACAAGCTGCGAGACGCGCTGAACGAGCTCGATGCATACGATGCCGTCTACATCGACACGCCGCCCGCGCTGAACTTCTACACGCGCTCGGCGCTGATCGCGGTCGAGCGCTGCCTGATTCCGTTCGACTGCGACGACTTCTCGCGCCGCGCGCTTTACACGCTGCTCGAGAACGTGAAGGAGATCCAGCAGGACCACAACGCGGCACTCGAAGTCGAAGGGATCGTCATCAACCAGTTCCAGCCGCGTGCGAGCCTGCCGCAGCGGCCGGTCGACGAACTCGTCGACGAAGGGCTGCGGGTGCTCGAGTCGCGGCTGTCGGCGTCGGTGAAGATTCGCGAGTCGCATCAGCAGTCGAAGCCGGTCATCCATCTGGAGCCGGCGCACAAGCTCGCGCAGGAGTTTCTCGCGTTGCATCGCGAATTGGCGGCGGGCTGA
- a CDS encoding acetyl-CoA C-acetyltransferase, translating into MTDVVIVSAARTAVGKFGGSLAKVAAPELGATVIRAVLERAGVKPDQVSEVIMGQVLTAGSGQNPARQSLIKAGLPNAVPGMTINKVCGSGLKAVMLAANAIIAGDAEIVIAGGQENMSAAPHVLPGSRDGFRMGDAKLVDTMIVDGLWDVYNQYHMGITAENVAKEYGITREEQDAFAALSQNKAEAAQKAGRFNDEIVPVAIPQRKGEPVQFATDEFVRHGVTAESLAGLKPAFAKDGSVTAANASGLNDGAAAVLVMSAQKAAALGLTPLARIKAYANAGVDPSVMGMGPVPASRRALERAGWTPGDLDLMEINEAFAAQALAVHKQMGWDTSKVNVNGGAIAIGHPIGASGCRILVTLLHEMVKRDAKRGLASLCIGGGMGVALAVERD; encoded by the coding sequence ATGACGGACGTAGTGATCGTATCGGCCGCGCGGACCGCGGTCGGCAAATTCGGCGGCTCGCTCGCGAAGGTTGCGGCACCGGAGCTGGGCGCGACGGTGATTCGTGCGGTGCTGGAGCGTGCGGGCGTGAAGCCCGACCAGGTGAGCGAAGTGATCATGGGCCAGGTGCTGACGGCGGGCTCCGGGCAGAACCCGGCGCGCCAGTCGCTGATCAAGGCCGGCCTGCCGAATGCGGTGCCGGGCATGACGATCAACAAGGTGTGCGGTTCGGGCCTGAAGGCCGTGATGCTCGCGGCGAACGCGATCATCGCGGGCGATGCGGAGATCGTGATCGCCGGCGGCCAGGAAAACATGAGCGCGGCGCCGCACGTGCTGCCGGGCTCGCGCGACGGCTTCCGGATGGGTGATGCGAAGCTGGTCGACACGATGATCGTCGACGGGTTGTGGGACGTGTACAACCAGTACCACATGGGGATCACCGCGGAGAACGTTGCGAAGGAATACGGGATCACGCGCGAGGAGCAGGACGCGTTCGCGGCGCTGTCGCAGAACAAGGCGGAAGCCGCGCAGAAGGCCGGCCGTTTCAACGACGAGATCGTGCCGGTGGCGATTCCGCAGCGCAAGGGCGAGCCGGTGCAATTCGCGACCGACGAATTCGTGCGCCACGGCGTGACGGCAGAATCGCTGGCGGGGTTGAAGCCGGCGTTCGCGAAGGACGGGTCGGTGACGGCGGCGAACGCGTCGGGGCTGAACGACGGCGCGGCGGCGGTGCTGGTGATGTCGGCGCAGAAGGCGGCGGCGCTGGGTCTGACGCCGCTTGCGCGGATCAAGGCGTACGCGAACGCGGGCGTGGATCCGAGCGTGATGGGCATGGGCCCGGTGCCGGCGTCGCGCCGTGCGCTGGAGCGCGCGGGCTGGACGCCGGGCGACCTGGATCTGATGGAAATCAACGAAGCGTTCGCGGCGCAGGCGCTGGCGGTGCACAAGCAGATGGGCTGGGACACGTCGAAGGTGAACGTGAACGGCGGGGCGATCGCGATCGGCCACCCGATCGGCGCGTCGGGCTGCCGGATCCTGGTGACGCTGCTGCACGAGATGGTCAAGCGCGACGCGAAGCGCGGGTTGGCGTCGCTGTGCATCGGCGGCGGGATGGGCGTCGCGCTCGCGGTCGAGCGCGACTGA
- a CDS encoding lactate permease LctP family transporter, translating into MQVWRQIYTPLGSLGLSAFVAAIPIIFFFVALAALRMKGHVAAAITLLLSLGVAILAYRMPVPQALAAAGFGFAYGLWPIAWIIVAAVFLYKIVVKTGQFDVIRASVLSITDDQRLQMLLIGFSFGAFLEGAAGFGAPVAITAALLVGLGFKPLHAAGLCLIANTAPVAFGAMGIPIIVAGQVTGLDAFHIGAMAGRQLPLLSLAVPFWLVFMMDGLRGVRQTWPAALVAGGSFAITQYFTSNHIGPELPDITSSLVSLVSLAAFLKIWQPSSATQRAGGIVVSGGAAALAGFGAGDGGSGSSRRASPYTFGQTVRAWSPFLILTAVVTVWSLAPFKALFAVHGALASTVLKFHVAGLDQLIVKTAPIAATPKALDAVMKIDLVSAVGSAILVTALISMALLRMKPRDALVTFGETLKELTRPILSIGLVLAFAFVANYSGMSSTLALMLAATGAAFPFFSPFLGWLGVFLTGSDTSSNALFCSLQQATAHQLGVPETLAVAANTTGGVTAKMISPQSIAVACAATGLVGRESELFRFTVRHSLLFAVIVGLITLVQAYVLPGMVP; encoded by the coding sequence ATGCAGGTTTGGCGTCAGATCTATACGCCGCTCGGCAGCCTCGGGCTGTCGGCGTTCGTCGCCGCAATTCCGATCATCTTCTTTTTCGTCGCGCTTGCCGCATTGCGGATGAAGGGGCACGTCGCCGCGGCAATCACGCTGCTGCTGTCGCTCGGCGTCGCGATCCTCGCGTACCGGATGCCGGTGCCGCAGGCGCTCGCGGCGGCCGGCTTCGGGTTCGCGTACGGCCTGTGGCCGATCGCCTGGATCATCGTCGCGGCCGTGTTCCTGTACAAGATCGTCGTGAAAACCGGCCAGTTCGACGTGATCCGGGCGTCGGTGCTGTCGATCACCGACGACCAGCGGCTGCAGATGCTGCTGATCGGCTTCTCGTTCGGCGCGTTCCTCGAAGGCGCGGCCGGCTTCGGCGCACCTGTCGCGATCACGGCCGCGCTGCTCGTCGGCCTCGGCTTCAAGCCGCTGCATGCAGCCGGGCTCTGTCTGATTGCCAATACCGCGCCGGTCGCGTTCGGCGCGATGGGCATTCCGATCATCGTCGCCGGGCAGGTGACGGGCCTCGACGCGTTCCACATCGGCGCGATGGCCGGCCGCCAGCTGCCGCTGCTGTCGCTCGCCGTGCCCTTCTGGCTCGTGTTCATGATGGACGGGCTGCGCGGCGTGCGGCAGACGTGGCCGGCCGCGCTCGTCGCCGGCGGCAGCTTCGCGATCACGCAGTATTTCACGTCGAACCACATCGGGCCGGAGCTGCCGGACATCACGTCTTCGCTCGTCAGCCTCGTGTCGCTCGCGGCGTTCCTGAAGATTTGGCAGCCGAGCAGTGCGACGCAGAGGGCAGGCGGGATCGTCGTGTCCGGCGGCGCTGCGGCGCTCGCCGGGTTCGGCGCGGGCGACGGCGGTTCGGGCTCGAGCCGCCGCGCGTCGCCGTACACGTTCGGGCAGACGGTGCGCGCGTGGTCGCCGTTTCTGATCCTGACGGCCGTCGTCACCGTGTGGAGCCTCGCGCCGTTCAAGGCGCTGTTCGCCGTGCACGGCGCGCTCGCATCGACCGTGCTGAAGTTCCACGTAGCCGGGCTCGATCAGCTGATCGTGAAGACTGCGCCGATCGCCGCGACGCCCAAGGCGCTCGATGCGGTGATGAAGATCGATCTCGTATCGGCGGTCGGCAGCGCGATCCTCGTGACCGCGCTGATCTCGATGGCACTGCTGCGGATGAAGCCGCGCGACGCGCTCGTCACGTTCGGCGAAACGCTGAAAGAGCTCACGCGCCCGATTCTGTCAATCGGCCTCGTGCTCGCGTTCGCGTTCGTCGCGAACTACTCGGGGATGTCGTCGACGCTCGCGTTGATGCTCGCCGCGACCGGCGCCGCATTCCCGTTCTTCTCGCCGTTCCTCGGCTGGCTCGGCGTGTTCCTGACCGGCTCCGACACGTCGTCGAACGCGCTTTTCTGCTCGCTGCAGCAGGCGACCGCGCATCAGCTCGGCGTGCCCGAGACGCTCGCGGTTGCCGCGAACACGACGGGCGGCGTGACGGCGAAGATGATCTCGCCCCAGTCGATCGCGGTCGCATGCGCGGCGACGGGCCTCGTCGGCAGGGAGTCCGAGCTGTTTCGCTTCACGGTGCGCCACAGCCTGCTGTTCGCGGTGATCGTCGGTTTGATCACGCTGGTGCAGGCATACGTACTGCCCGGGATGGTGCCGTAA